A region from the Rufibacter sp. DG15C genome encodes:
- a CDS encoding ABC transporter permease translates to MPLKRLFLKLAGLALAIWGTVTALFFLSQLVPAFHSPKGMSEVDAAVYGNSSSLIRQQVKDQYQQRMGYHLPLFYFSIKPYGIEKGEQLHQHQPTTLIPFSGKATLWHGEKATDNFLKEWRLATPEISALPQGRVKIKELSQLLNGWVNSQTPSKKRELEAQFLLNSQKTGQKRLTSLAKAWQDLLADSSPVWYYLPILHWEGSNNQYNRWIKEIFSGDLGISAKDYRPVTDKVLESLQVSAAIGLPGLAIAILFSLGVGFWLSIPKKTILKSSVTQLLYVLDSLPGFMITLGFFALYLTLGGDLSSNYMGESLAFSGVTSLGSFCVAMFLLPYLTLFFHQSILQEQSKLYLRTALAKGLSYHEVLLIHAIPNAIASAVVVVADILASLIAGVLIVEVTFSLPGTGSLLAQSLLTQDFPTVIGLTVFLLVFRTVLMWLADITNALLDPRKRTI, encoded by the coding sequence CTGCGCTATTCTTTTTAAGCCAGCTGGTGCCCGCCTTTCATTCTCCTAAAGGGATGTCAGAGGTAGATGCTGCGGTTTATGGAAATTCATCTTCTTTAATAAGGCAACAGGTTAAAGACCAATATCAACAAAGGATGGGCTACCACCTACCCTTGTTTTACTTTAGCATAAAGCCCTATGGAATAGAAAAAGGGGAACAATTACATCAACATCAACCTACTACCCTTATTCCATTTAGCGGCAAGGCCACATTATGGCATGGTGAAAAAGCGACAGACAATTTCTTGAAGGAATGGAGGCTAGCCACTCCAGAAATAAGCGCCTTACCTCAAGGAAGGGTGAAAATTAAAGAGTTATCACAACTATTAAATGGATGGGTTAACAGTCAAACTCCATCAAAAAAGAGAGAATTAGAAGCCCAGTTTTTGCTTAATTCCCAGAAAACAGGCCAAAAACGATTGACTTCTTTAGCTAAGGCCTGGCAGGATCTTCTTGCTGATTCATCTCCTGTCTGGTATTATCTACCCATTCTGCATTGGGAAGGCTCCAACAACCAATACAACAGATGGATAAAGGAAATATTCTCTGGTGACCTTGGAATCTCAGCCAAGGACTACAGACCTGTCACTGATAAAGTCTTGGAATCCCTACAAGTGTCGGCTGCCATTGGATTGCCTGGTTTGGCTATCGCCATCTTATTTTCTTTGGGAGTAGGATTTTGGTTGAGTATACCCAAGAAAACTATTCTAAAAAGTAGCGTTACTCAGCTCTTGTATGTCTTGGACAGCTTGCCCGGTTTTATGATAACCTTAGGATTTTTTGCATTGTATCTTACTCTAGGAGGGGATTTGTCTTCCAACTACATGGGAGAGTCGCTGGCATTTTCGGGGGTTACAAGCTTAGGGAGTTTCTGCGTAGCCATGTTTCTACTACCCTACCTCACGCTGTTTTTTCATCAAAGCATCCTTCAAGAACAGAGTAAACTGTATTTAAGAACAGCTTTGGCGAAGGGACTGTCCTATCATGAGGTCCTACTCATCCACGCAATTCCTAATGCCATTGCTTCTGCTGTTGTAGTGGTGGCAGATATTCTGGCAAGTCTAATAGCGGGGGTTCTCATAGTAGAAGTTACCTTTTCTTTACCAGGCACAGGTAGTCTGTTAGCGCAGTCCTTGTTGACGCAGGATTTTCCCACAGTGATAGGGCTCACTGTATTCCTACTTGTGTTCAGAACAGTTCTTATGTGGTTGGCAGATATTACCAATGCCCTGCTAGATCCTAGAAAGCGAACTATATAA
- a CDS encoding ABC transporter permease — translation MAITLSKAPMKAKKSWPLLLAIAWMSASTLIAISPIPPNSLNAHPEKAFLYPFQNSLNWLGTDQLGRDLLWYLFASAKTAWMLTFPPLIGATVIGLLIGSLSAYFAKKPLRIRITSLLLLIVTSIFIITLIYIQINWIVTSPLGPTSFWLMAASMLLILFSVYQLIRKYHTKQDSRNSLDIPVDDFLQRIMDLWTTFPKLLLLLLLSALAAPSLWSMGFWILVTYWVLPARLSRAQILQISNEPFFEAGRALGLPKSRLLLQYLWPSMKRPLITNFCFNASGLLGIGSTLAFIGIGLPADVPSWGKMFALSRYSLESWWLLLFPAILLIGSILSLQTLGANYSKTKV, via the coding sequence ATGGCAATTACCTTATCCAAAGCTCCAATGAAAGCGAAGAAGTCATGGCCATTATTATTGGCTATTGCTTGGATGAGTGCCTCCACGTTAATTGCCATCAGCCCCATTCCACCTAACTCCCTAAACGCGCATCCAGAAAAAGCATTTTTATACCCTTTTCAAAACTCACTGAATTGGTTAGGGACAGACCAGCTAGGAAGAGATCTTTTGTGGTATCTATTTGCAAGCGCTAAGACGGCTTGGATGCTAACTTTCCCGCCGTTGATAGGGGCCACAGTCATTGGGTTACTGATTGGAAGCCTTTCGGCTTACTTCGCTAAAAAACCTTTGCGTATCCGGATTACTTCCCTGCTTTTACTTATTGTAACTAGCATATTTATAATCACACTCATCTACATTCAAATTAATTGGATAGTGACTTCACCCTTAGGTCCAACTTCCTTTTGGTTAATGGCAGCAAGCATGTTGTTGATACTATTTAGTGTCTACCAATTAATTAGAAAATACCACACTAAACAAGATTCCAGGAACAGCTTAGATATTCCCGTAGATGATTTCTTACAGAGAATAATGGACCTTTGGACCACCTTCCCTAAACTGTTGCTACTATTGTTGTTGTCTGCCTTGGCTGCACCTTCCTTGTGGAGTATGGGATTCTGGATTTTGGTAACTTATTGGGTACTACCGGCCCGCCTATCAAGAGCCCAAATACTGCAAATTAGTAACGAACCTTTCTTTGAAGCCGGCCGAGCATTGGGTCTTCCTAAATCACGATTGTTGCTCCAGTACCTTTGGCCATCTATGAAAAGGCCGTTAATCACCAACTTTTGTTTTAACGCTTCTGGCTTGCTAGGCATTGGGTCTACGTTAGCATTCATAGGGATAGGGCTTCCGGCAGATGTACCTTCATGGGGCAAGATGTTTGCCTTAAGCAGATATTCTCTGGAAAGCTGGTGGCTTTTACTATTTCCAGCTATTCTTTTGATCGGTTCTATTTTAAGCCTTCAAACTCTTGGGGCTAATTATTCAAAAACCAAAGTCTAA
- a CDS encoding phage integrase SAM-like domain-containing protein, translating to MARVGEHTSLIVVKEGDKNHIKVYYSRKGVSRFKTNVYVKDKSTFLKDNELRKSNAINPLSFQDDKKKIYDFQLKIEEIIEEFEKEHLQKPTKVQLDSLLLNYKDKKQRVYTFIGDYLSEYALTYQKKDERNEKSLYLAFSSALFQFFTYKNRKYYFTEINRKFIEEFIDYLLFLKPKRESNSQAGETPLHELGKSVKFDARFGMNNNTLLKRIDTFRSFIIWAMREKHVSLDYPKIIESFKSVIKEKNIGEYSNIEFAFRRMVDVRKLGSEEFESMIKDASYQELNNGSIKERGVGRDILIRAKDFFLISILTGNRLSDLKAIKEHHVFLGKQTAKKTKNQFLLNSNASAIQLLEKHKYDIKMPDSKYNKCIKVVMKQFYHNLLKEKDKMVVQIERRGNHEQVEYVEYYTLASSHSGRRSFATIAYHESGKTKRAIMQFTGHTSEKEFDKYIQLEPEQDKEDFATLMTL from the coding sequence ATGGCACGTGTCGGTGAACACACATCACTTATAGTAGTAAAAGAAGGAGATAAAAATCACATCAAAGTATATTACTCAAGAAAGGGAGTCAGCAGGTTCAAAACCAATGTTTACGTTAAAGATAAATCTACCTTTCTGAAAGATAATGAACTTAGGAAGAGCAATGCTATTAACCCACTAAGCTTCCAAGATGATAAAAAGAAAATTTACGATTTCCAGTTAAAGATTGAGGAAATCATAGAAGAATTTGAAAAGGAACATCTTCAGAAGCCTACCAAAGTTCAGCTTGACTCACTTTTATTAAATTATAAAGATAAAAAACAAAGAGTCTACACTTTTATTGGGGATTATCTCTCAGAATATGCCCTTACATACCAAAAGAAAGATGAAAGGAATGAGAAATCATTGTATTTAGCTTTCAGTTCTGCACTATTTCAATTCTTCACCTACAAAAATAGAAAATATTACTTTACTGAGATAAACAGGAAGTTCATTGAGGAATTCATTGATTACCTTTTGTTTCTAAAACCAAAAAGAGAGTCTAATTCCCAGGCAGGCGAAACACCACTGCACGAATTAGGCAAATCAGTGAAGTTTGATGCTCGTTTTGGTATGAACAACAATACATTGCTTAAAAGGATTGACACCTTCAGGTCTTTTATTATTTGGGCGATGAGAGAAAAACATGTCAGCCTTGACTACCCCAAAATCATAGAATCATTTAAGTCAGTTATTAAAGAAAAGAACATAGGAGAATACAGCAACATTGAATTTGCTTTCAGAAGGATGGTAGATGTTAGAAAGCTTGGTTCTGAGGAATTTGAATCTATGATAAAAGACGCTTCCTATCAAGAACTAAACAATGGCAGTATTAAGGAAAGAGGCGTTGGAAGAGACATACTTATAAGAGCGAAAGATTTTTTCCTAATAAGCATCCTTACTGGAAATAGGCTCTCAGATTTAAAAGCCATAAAAGAACACCATGTATTCTTGGGCAAACAAACAGCCAAGAAAACAAAAAACCAATTTCTCTTAAATTCTAATGCATCAGCTATACAGCTTCTTGAAAAACACAAATACGACATTAAAATGCCAGACAGTAAGTATAACAAGTGCATTAAAGTAGTTATGAAACAGTTTTATCATAACCTACTTAAAGAAAAAGACAAAATGGTTGTTCAAATTGAAAGACGAGGCAATCATGAACAAGTCGAATATGTTGAATATTACACACTTGCGTCAAGCCATAGTGGCAGAAGGTCGTTCGCTACAATTGCGTACCATGAAAGTGGTAAAACAAAAAGGGCTATTATGCAATTTACTGGACATACCAGTGAAAAAGAGTTTGATAAGTATATCCAACTTGAACCAGAACAAGACAAGGAAGACTTTGCCACACTCATGACTCTTTAA
- a CDS encoding helix-turn-helix domain-containing protein, with translation MDKKEILTELLENYSIQKSDAITFLNNRIGVAIDKVKMLELVSTNIDKLSILCGDLKLEIRLHESNPLFITNNKQFYTTSEAAKVLNVSPTKVRDLINSEILSTKKINQRNWQIPSWSLEAYKSDLMSFLSVTEEIKDYDVLDILDSENHLLISLISMEGIHTIYEYETRLKRTISNIYNEL, from the coding sequence ATGGATAAAAAAGAAATCTTAACGGAGCTATTAGAAAACTACAGTATCCAAAAGTCAGACGCTATCACCTTTTTAAACAACCGAATTGGGGTGGCAATAGACAAGGTCAAGATGCTTGAACTTGTATCTACCAATATAGATAAGCTTTCTATTCTGTGTGGTGATTTAAAACTTGAAATTAGACTGCACGAATCTAACCCTTTGTTCATTACTAATAATAAACAGTTCTATACAACCTCAGAAGCCGCCAAAGTACTCAATGTCTCACCTACTAAGGTTAGAGATTTGATAAATAGCGAAATTCTTTCTACTAAAAAGATAAACCAAAGGAATTGGCAAATACCGTCTTGGAGCCTGGAAGCTTATAAGAGCGATTTAATGAGTTTCCTTTCCGTTACCGAAGAAATTAAAGATTATGATGTTCTGGACATCCTAGACTCTGAGAACCATTTACTTATTTCACTAATCTCAATGGAAGGTATTCATACAATTTATGAATATGAGACAAGATTAAAGAGAACAATAAGCAATATCTATAATGAATTATAG
- a CDS encoding GIY-YIG nuclease family protein, translating to MQRLLDIGFEEIGDWNLNHGSLTHSIPFERHNHRDLLYAFVNVTQVMYIGKTADKLKNRMRGYKNASGTQRTNIRIRNNIVRLLESGQDVMILALVGSNESDYMGYRLSLASGLEDALIARIQPQWNYRGTNRILEQQMPPIESETLVENNLHMMEEARSVEITLGPEYFTKGRFNFRIADLDHLPDENAYVTLFLGEDADFFIQGRFHFADSNKRQARVDGNKALRAWFQDNYRENDTIRVDIIDAYTFRLH from the coding sequence ATGCAGCGTCTATTAGATATTGGTTTTGAAGAAATAGGTGATTGGAATCTCAATCATGGGTCTCTTACTCATAGCATACCTTTTGAACGTCATAACCACAGGGACCTACTTTATGCCTTCGTTAATGTGACACAGGTGATGTATATCGGTAAGACTGCAGATAAGCTAAAGAACCGAATGAGAGGCTACAAGAATGCAAGTGGTACTCAAAGGACTAATATCCGAATAAGGAATAATATTGTCAGATTGCTAGAATCGGGGCAGGATGTTATGATTCTAGCGTTAGTTGGTTCCAATGAATCTGATTATATGGGATATAGGTTGAGTCTAGCATCTGGGTTAGAAGATGCCCTGATTGCACGAATACAACCGCAATGGAATTATAGAGGTACGAACAGAATATTGGAACAACAGATGCCTCCAATAGAGAGCGAGACCTTAGTGGAAAATAATCTACACATGATGGAAGAAGCCAGGTCAGTTGAAATCACCCTTGGACCAGAGTACTTTACCAAAGGCAGGTTTAACTTCAGAATTGCTGATTTGGACCATTTGCCTGATGAAAATGCTTACGTTACTTTGTTTTTAGGCGAGGATGCCGATTTCTTCATTCAAGGTAGATTCCATTTCGCAGACTCGAACAAGCGACAGGCAAGGGTTGATGGAAATAAGGCATTAAGAGCATGGTTTCAAGATAACTACCGTGAAAATGACACCATTCGTGTAGATATTATAGATGCCTATACGTTTCGCCTACATTGA
- a CDS encoding type I restriction enzyme HsdR N-terminal domain-containing protein, with translation MDSSKLNPLRKNGKDCLLCVNRKKLIIATPEEKVRQKFVTELIDRYGYPEEMIRVEFPLSAFDKSLKGRVDILVLGKNKVDDNYHSLLLVECKEPNVPLTESVFEQALSYDDVLAPKVTVVTNGNETVALQWDDKENEYVEINLIPSYADLIELDYFNPKEVVNLNWVRPNHLEPESKAFKSVLDNFGEDSRTELHSFFANLIGLFYEEKEEISSLNVGTVTFNKDCLIRFTTFGNASGGGFTGEYRSVLVTDDAGDSQIVSMSLMGRIKTTNHPKYGNSKGHTLLLVAVDDFDKSHLSLELALDRYIKIEGGMFSIWHDGTLTVGKKGRVKNQSVIDFIQHEKPSLIRDNKVFLGSLDNSKSFTWSSQEVNEFISNVIDYALLRDRFRRTQ, from the coding sequence ATGGACTCTTCAAAATTAAATCCTCTTCGCAAAAATGGTAAGGACTGCTTGCTTTGCGTTAATAGGAAAAAACTAATTATCGCTACCCCTGAGGAAAAGGTTAGGCAAAAATTCGTCACCGAACTTATTGACAGGTATGGCTATCCAGAAGAGATGATTCGTGTGGAGTTTCCATTGTCAGCCTTCGATAAGTCTCTTAAAGGTAGAGTTGATATACTTGTTTTGGGTAAGAACAAGGTAGACGATAACTATCACTCACTGTTGTTGGTGGAGTGTAAAGAGCCTAATGTCCCCTTGACTGAGTCCGTGTTTGAGCAAGCGTTGAGTTATGACGATGTATTGGCACCGAAAGTGACAGTGGTTACTAATGGCAATGAAACAGTAGCCCTGCAGTGGGACGACAAAGAAAATGAATATGTTGAAATCAACCTGATACCGAGTTATGCTGATTTAATTGAATTAGACTATTTCAATCCAAAAGAAGTGGTAAATCTAAACTGGGTAAGACCGAATCATTTGGAGCCAGAAAGCAAGGCTTTCAAAAGCGTACTTGATAATTTCGGGGAAGACAGCAGAACAGAGTTGCATTCTTTCTTTGCAAACCTCATCGGGTTGTTTTATGAGGAAAAGGAAGAGATTTCATCTTTGAATGTTGGCACAGTTACATTTAACAAGGATTGCCTCATCAGATTTACGACCTTCGGCAATGCATCAGGCGGGGGATTCACGGGTGAGTACCGTTCCGTCCTAGTCACAGACGATGCAGGGGACAGCCAGATTGTTAGCATGAGTTTAATGGGTAGGATTAAGACAACGAATCATCCTAAATATGGCAACTCGAAAGGGCATACCTTGCTATTAGTGGCAGTTGATGACTTTGACAAGAGCCACCTCTCGTTAGAACTTGCGCTTGACAGGTATATTAAAATTGAAGGTGGAATGTTTTCCATCTGGCACGATGGTACGTTGACCGTTGGGAAAAAGGGCAGGGTGAAAAACCAGAGCGTGATTGATTTTATCCAACATGAGAAGCCGAGCTTAATCAGAGACAACAAGGTGTTTCTAGGTAGCCTGGATAACTCCAAATCCTTTACTTGGTCAAGTCAGGAAGTAAATGAGTTCATTTCAAACGTCATTGACTATGCCCTTCTACGTGACAGGTTTAGGAGGACACAGTAA
- a CDS encoding cold-shock protein has product MYKFKMGDGVDKAERSGRVIFWGGGYGFIQTSDGDAVFFHNKSKVPTGIKRFRLLDEVTFTLSKSTEGKYKNRSVATNINITQRGTLSDYKRYVGRLINWDGDKGFIESPQQEKKVLFFKSRMLYPDDSLTDGDYLVFHQVKSSNSPDQLFALFAYSLQRESNLVFLRQQYVDSQLEPILDHIKQRIREFPKLSHGARFKLEFLKIGYVDNHSSYLSLVKKLEEYKNLGFHATLQILKEYCSEVYLIQLWETGLIYEFDLNLIERYFYKASADKKRALITRFDEGFKARVLENYFESLKAEGKALGVNNNIKTLLDIVHRNPESRHEEIYQSVKGYILSTFKSAEIISLWLSGYIGTPPEDFILGNLDIDNLTNVKAFLSKKKPKVTEAIRGAIEGYLLSINTSKFEKELPRIVNRLSIFANSFPKQHGPLLLALGERCSAYQKFVLWILRTNIEFNAVEYFSNTDESINAFYKVLLFNHPSITNDSFDAIQLLDVAQVTQQGLLDFATSFEWDTLITPTISPSENGFNSFSFLDEIEKFINENCVQELDLGELAVEIYNSIPRYEVHHLRLWLYGWVEQHYYDYVGFRSKFSQLQPEEKVDFKKQGEDNTYQTDVVEFERQETEPCTVILSADEDSTLYDARLFNFYFENGSLRLRTQDGSYTSEWEEVMASSGLNRVPVTSQFNQSQIRVEVNADNCIIQIEGLTELFTFIHTGEIERTFGKIGESLSERRNSSKAYAEDWSARKLIIDYLNENQVPGVEPIYVQEPKNFFRRLDTNSGVDSMELTTLYTLDASDGKAIVWENSDFSEDRATYVFKSTDTDLDFKLHKIADAIVSIAQLRSALISNKEDPNLPVFRANLGFVGTIRKRRGKHYSFENWKEKLAEALSKPIIPIPSDDELVLLENWSPEIPHSPKIPHLPKTKVSPKKIRDSDIDYVKIGFSNEQQIKVKEEPIAESSRRNVSTGFSIGQQIKVREEPLPKFLKRNPLLESLKSFNNYFLQGLEL; this is encoded by the coding sequence ATGTATAAATTCAAAATGGGAGACGGTGTTGACAAAGCCGAAAGGTCAGGCAGAGTAATTTTTTGGGGAGGGGGGTATGGTTTTATTCAAACCTCCGATGGGGATGCAGTATTCTTTCATAATAAAAGCAAAGTGCCTACTGGTATAAAGCGGTTTAGACTATTGGATGAAGTCACCTTCACTTTGTCTAAATCTACAGAAGGCAAGTATAAGAATAGAAGCGTTGCCACTAATATAAATATAACTCAAAGAGGGACCCTGTCTGACTACAAGCGGTATGTAGGACGCTTAATAAATTGGGACGGAGACAAAGGATTCATTGAAAGCCCTCAGCAGGAGAAAAAGGTACTGTTCTTTAAATCAAGGATGCTTTATCCTGATGATTCATTAACGGATGGAGATTATTTAGTTTTTCATCAGGTGAAGTCATCAAACTCACCTGACCAACTATTTGCTTTGTTCGCCTACTCACTCCAAAGAGAGAGTAACCTGGTTTTCCTGCGACAGCAATACGTTGACAGCCAACTAGAGCCAATCCTAGACCATATTAAACAACGGATAAGAGAGTTTCCTAAGCTTTCCCATGGTGCAAGGTTCAAATTAGAATTTTTAAAGATTGGCTACGTAGACAACCATAGTTCTTATCTAAGCTTGGTCAAGAAACTAGAAGAATATAAAAACCTAGGATTCCATGCCACCTTACAAATCTTGAAGGAGTACTGTTCTGAAGTTTATTTGATTCAGCTTTGGGAGACAGGCTTAATCTATGAATTCGACCTTAACCTAATTGAAAGGTACTTTTATAAAGCTTCCGCAGACAAAAAACGTGCATTGATTACACGGTTTGATGAAGGCTTCAAAGCCAGGGTACTAGAAAATTATTTTGAAAGCCTTAAAGCTGAAGGCAAAGCCCTCGGAGTCAATAATAACATAAAGACCTTATTAGACATCGTTCATCGTAACCCAGAGAGCAGACACGAAGAAATCTATCAGTCTGTAAAGGGTTATATACTCTCGACATTTAAGTCGGCAGAGATAATAAGCTTATGGCTTAGTGGGTATATAGGTACACCGCCAGAGGATTTTATCCTTGGGAATTTAGACATAGACAATCTCACGAATGTAAAAGCCTTCTTATCTAAGAAAAAACCGAAGGTAACGGAGGCCATCAGGGGAGCTATTGAAGGCTACCTATTAAGTATAAATACCTCCAAGTTTGAAAAGGAGCTTCCACGTATAGTAAATCGCCTCTCGATTTTTGCTAACTCTTTTCCTAAGCAACATGGTCCGCTTTTACTTGCATTAGGAGAAAGATGCAGTGCTTATCAAAAGTTCGTCCTATGGATTTTAAGGACAAATATTGAGTTCAATGCGGTAGAATATTTCAGCAATACCGATGAGTCGATAAATGCCTTTTATAAAGTCCTTTTATTCAACCATCCGTCCATAACCAATGATAGTTTTGACGCTATACAACTCCTTGATGTCGCTCAAGTAACCCAGCAAGGGCTGCTAGACTTTGCCACCTCCTTCGAATGGGACACCCTTATAACTCCTACAATTAGCCCCTCAGAAAACGGTTTCAATAGTTTTTCATTTTTGGATGAAATTGAAAAATTCATAAATGAAAACTGTGTTCAAGAATTAGACTTAGGCGAATTAGCAGTAGAAATTTATAATTCTATCCCTAGATATGAAGTTCATCATCTAAGGCTCTGGCTTTATGGATGGGTTGAGCAACATTATTACGACTATGTAGGCTTCAGAAGTAAGTTTAGCCAACTTCAACCTGAAGAAAAGGTGGACTTCAAAAAACAAGGTGAGGATAACACCTATCAAACTGACGTTGTAGAATTCGAGAGGCAAGAAACAGAGCCATGCACGGTAATTTTATCTGCTGATGAGGATTCCACCCTGTATGATGCGAGACTTTTTAACTTTTACTTTGAAAACGGCAGTTTAAGGCTGCGCACTCAAGACGGTAGTTACACCAGTGAATGGGAAGAGGTTATGGCAAGTTCAGGTTTGAACCGAGTACCTGTAACAAGTCAGTTTAATCAATCACAGATTAGAGTTGAGGTAAATGCTGATAACTGCATTATACAAATTGAGGGTTTGACGGAGTTGTTTACATTCATTCACACGGGGGAAATCGAAAGGACTTTTGGAAAAATTGGCGAATCACTCAGCGAAAGAAGGAATAGCTCCAAGGCATATGCTGAGGACTGGAGCGCACGAAAACTGATAATTGACTACCTGAATGAAAACCAAGTGCCAGGGGTAGAACCAATTTATGTACAAGAACCCAAGAACTTCTTCAGGAGGCTAGACACAAACTCAGGGGTGGATTCCATGGAACTAACCACTCTTTATACTCTGGATGCCTCAGATGGGAAAGCCATTGTGTGGGAGAATAGTGATTTCAGCGAAGACAGAGCAACTTATGTTTTCAAAAGCACCGACACTGACCTTGATTTTAAGCTACATAAAATAGCTGACGCCATAGTTTCAATCGCCCAACTCAGGTCGGCTTTAATTAGCAATAAAGAAGACCCTAATCTCCCTGTATTTAGGGCAAACCTAGGCTTTGTCGGTACCATAAGGAAAAGAAGAGGGAAGCATTACTCATTTGAAAACTGGAAAGAGAAGCTCGCTGAAGCACTTAGTAAGCCTATAATTCCAATTCCATCTGATGATGAACTAGTGCTGTTGGAAAACTGGTCTCCAGAAATTCCACACTCTCCTAAAATCCCACATTTACCTAAAACCAAAGTGTCGCCTAAAAAGATTAGGGACTCTGACATAGATTACGTTAAAATTGGATTTAGTAATGAGCAACAAATTAAGGTGAAAGAAGAGCCAATAGCGGAATCTTCAAGACGAAATGTTAGCACTGGTTTCAGTATTGGGCAACAGATAAAGGTCAGGGAAGAGCCACTGCCTAAATTTTTGAAACGAAATCCACTCCTGGAATCTCTGAAATCATTCAATAATTATTTTTTACAAGGTCTTGAATTATAA
- a CDS encoding toxin-antitoxin system YwqK family antitoxin, translating to MQTIKVFTSLLLLLFVLTNLQAQTPPVRTWYFNTHGAKTSVKERWSENKAGIRHGKYIEYQDGGNVIQEGNYVNGVRNGFWKEKGTNVDGVRLYMEGNYVNGQKVGRWNNVEIDFDDKISNDFCNESFSDMAKHNVASIKKGYHVIIKDDRVVAAFDDKGVNLFEEWKIMQKQTDRILKEEQLERERIESVLKELSSVVVTIEV from the coding sequence ATGCAAACAATCAAAGTATTCACTTCTCTACTCCTATTATTATTTGTCCTTACCAATCTGCAGGCTCAGACCCCGCCAGTCAGAACCTGGTATTTTAATACCCACGGTGCCAAGACTTCGGTAAAGGAGAGGTGGTCAGAGAATAAAGCAGGAATTAGGCATGGAAAATATATAGAATACCAGGATGGCGGCAATGTGATACAAGAAGGCAACTATGTAAACGGTGTGAGGAATGGGTTTTGGAAGGAGAAAGGCACCAATGTAGATGGGGTCAGGCTGTATATGGAAGGAAATTATGTTAATGGTCAAAAAGTAGGCAGGTGGAATAACGTAGAAATTGATTTTGATGATAAAATATCAAACGACTTCTGCAATGAGAGCTTTTCTGATATGGCAAAACATAATGTGGCAAGCATTAAGAAAGGTTACCATGTGATAATCAAAGATGACCGAGTAGTAGCCGCCTTTGACGACAAAGGAGTCAATCTATTTGAAGAGTGGAAGATTATGCAGAAACAGACTGATAGGATTTTGAAAGAGGAACAACTAGAAAGGGAAAGGATAGAGTCTGTATTAAAAGAACTTTCCTCAGTAGTTGTTACCATAGAGGTTTGA
- a CDS encoding M23 family metallopeptidase — translation MTHKGVDIFANKGTTIRSSTGGLVLYCGQIAMGGNVVLILGPKWRLHYYAHLHAIKTSTFTWADRGKAIGTVGASGNAAGKPPHLHYSIMTFIPNPLRIDSEDMG, via the coding sequence ATTACACACAAAGGCGTAGACATTTTTGCTAATAAGGGAACCACAATCCGTTCCTCTACAGGCGGCCTTGTTCTCTACTGTGGGCAAATCGCAATGGGCGGTAACGTGGTTTTAATCCTAGGCCCTAAATGGCGGCTGCATTACTATGCGCATCTGCACGCCATTAAGACATCAACCTTTACTTGGGCAGATAGGGGTAAGGCCATTGGCACCGTTGGAGCAAGCGGAAATGCAGCAGGAAAACCGCCTCATCTACATTACTCGATTATGACATTCATTCCAAATCCTTTGCGGATTGACTCGGAAGACATGGGTTGA